Proteins encoded by one window of Panicum virgatum strain AP13 chromosome 7N, P.virgatum_v5, whole genome shotgun sequence:
- the LOC120681879 gene encoding chloride channel protein CLC-c-like isoform X1, with translation MDGNHLPPSQQPPPAQPERRSSFNYDIESTDAAWRGTHTASEALMRYDDDGPREPLLRKRTTNTTSQIAIVGANVCPIESLDYEIVENDLIKQDWRSRKKQQIFQYIVLKWSLVLLIGLCTGLVGFFNNLAVENIAGFKLLLTSDLMLQKRYFTAFLAYGGCNLVLAASAAAICAYIAPAAAGSGIPEVKAYLNGIDAYAILAPSTLFVKNSHSRTTRPYEAESTGFFLYLESSHTTLSYNKFKRVSLLIFGSILGVSAGFVLGKEGPMVHTGACIANLLGQGGSRKYHLTCNWLRYFKNDRDRRDLITCGSAAGVAAAFRAPVGGVLFALEEAASWWRSALLWRTFFTTAVVAVVLRGLIGFCRSGKCGLFGQGGLIMFDLSATIPTYSAQDVVAIIVLGIIGGVFGGLFNFLLDKILRAYSFINEKGAPYKILLTITISIITSACSYGLPWLAPCTPCPADAVEQCPSIGRSTNYKNFQCPPGHYNGLASLFFNTNDDAIRNLFSSGTEKEFQMSTLFVFFTAIYCLGLVTYGIAVPSGLFIPVILAGATYGRIVGTLLGPISDLDPGLFALLGAASFLGGTMRMTVSVCVILLELTNDLLMLPLVMLVLLISKTIADSFSKGVYDQIIVMKGMPFLEAHAEPYMRHLVAGDVVSGPLISFSGVERVGNIVQALRITGHNGFPVVDEPPLSEAPELVGLVLRSHLLVLLKGKGFMKDKVKTSGSFVLKKFGAFDFAKAGSGKGPKIEDLDFTDEEMDMYVDLHPITNTSPYTVVETMSLAKAAVLFRALGLRHLLVVPKTPGRPPIVGILTRHDFMPEHIHGLFPNVHKSH, from the exons ATGGACGGCAACCACTTGCCCCCCTCCCAAcaaccgccgccggcgcagccgGAGCGGCGCAGCAGCTTCAACTACGACATCGAGAGCACGGACGCCGCATGGCGCGGCACGCACACGGCGTCGGAGGCGCTGATGCGGTATGACGACGACGGCCCGCGCGAGCCGCTGCTGCGGAAGCGCACCACGAACACTACCTCCCAGATCGCCATCGTCGGCGCCAACGTCTGCCCCATCGAGAGCCTTGACTACGA AATTGTGGAAAACGACCTTATCAAGCAAGATTGGCGATCACGAAAGAAGCAGCAAATATTCCAGTATATTGTTCTGAAATGGTCCCTAGTTCTTCTCATTGGCTTGTGTACGGGACTTGTTGGCTTCTTCAACAACCTTGCAGTTGAAAACATTGCTGGGTTCAAACTGTTGCTCACAAGTGATCTAATGCTCCAGAAGAG GTACTTCACAGCCTTTCTGGCATATGGAGGCTGCAATTTAGTCTTGGCAGCCAGTGCTGCAGCAATCTGCGCTTACatagctcctgctgctgctgggtctGGTATCCCTGAAGTTAAAGCATACCTTAATGGAATTGATGCTTACGCTATATTAGCTCCTAGCACACTCTTTGTGAAG AACTCCCATTCAAGGACTACTAGGCCATATGAAGCTGAATCGACAGGCTTTTTTTTATACTTGGAGAGCAGCCATACTACCTTGAGCTACAACAAATTCAAAAGAGTGTCATTGCTG ATATTTGGTTCAATACTTGGAGTTTCAGCTGGATTTGTACTTGGAAAGGAAGGTCCGATGGTACATACAGGAGCATGCATTGCTAACTTGCTTGGTCAAGGGGGGTCACGCAAGTACCATCTTACATGTAACTGGCTCAGATATTTTAAGAATGACAGAGATAGGCGGGATTTGATTACTTGTGGGTCTGCTGCTGGTGTTGCAGCAGCATTCCGTGCACCTGTTGGTGGTGTGCTCTTTGCTCTTGAGGAAGCAGCATCATG GTGGCGAAGTGCTCTCCTATGGAGAACATTTTTTACaactgctgttgttgctgttgtaTTGAGGGGCCTGATCGGGTTCTGCCGTAGTGGAAAATGTGGTCTCTTTGGTCAAGGAGGGTTGATTATGTTTGATCTTAGTGCAACCATACCTACTTACAGTGCTCAAGATGTCGTTGCAATTATTGTTCTTGGGATCATCGGAGGGGTCTTTGGAGGCCTGTTCAACTTTCTCTTGGATAAGATTCTCCGTGCCTACAGTTTTATCAATGA GAAAGGTGCTCCATACAAGATCCTTCTTACAATCACAATATCGATTATCACATCAGCATGCTCGTATGGGCTCCCTTGGCTCGCTCCATGCACTCCATGCCCAGCTGATGCTGTGGAGCAATGCCCCTCCATTGGACGCTCTACAAACTATAAGAATTTTCAGTGCCCACCAGGTCACTACAACGGTCTTGCATCACTTTTCTTTAACACAAATGACGATGCCATACGCAATCTGTTCAGCAGTGGTACCGAGAAAGAATTCCAAATGTCAACTCTTTTTGTCTTTTTCACTGCCATTTACTGCCTTGGACTTGTGACGTACGGTATTGCTGTCCCATCTGGTCTTTTCATCCCTGTTATACTTGCTGGGGCTACATATGGGCGCATAGTGGGGACGCTGCTTGGTCCAATATCAGACCTTGATCCTGGACTCTTTGCACTTCTCGGTGCGGCATCTTTCCTTGGTGGAACAATGAGGATGACCGTCTCAGTTTGTGTGATACTTCTGGAGCTCACAAATGACCTCCTTATGCTACCGTTGGTCATGCTCGTTCTTCTGATATCGAAGACTATAGCGGACAGCTTCAGCAAAGGAGTTTATGACCAAATCATAGTGATGAAAGGAATGCCGTTCCTGGAGGCTCATGCCGAACCATACATGAGGCACTTGGTTGCTGGTGATGTTGTATCTGGACCACTGATCTCCTTTTCAGGCGTTGAGAGAGTGGGTAACATTGTTCAGGCGTTGAGGATCACAGGCCACAATGGATTTCCTGTGGTGGATGAACCACCTCTATCAGAGGCTCCAGAGCTCGTTGGACTCGTGCTTAGGTCCCATCTGCTGGTCCTGCTGAAAGGCAAGGGCTTCATGAAAGATAAGGTGAAAACCAGTGGTAGCTTCGTGCTGAAAAAGTTTGGTGCCTTTGATTTTGCCAAGGCTGGGTCTGGAAAAGGTCCGAAGATCGAGGACCTGGATTTCACAGATGAGGAAATGGATATGTATGTTGATCTCCATCCAATTACAAATACCTCGCCGTACACAGTGGTTGAGACCATGTCACTCGCGAAGGCTGCGGTCCTTTTCAGGGCACTAGGATTGAGACATCTGTTGGTTGTGCCAAAGACCCCAGGG AGACCACCTATCGTCGGAATCCTGACGAGGCACGATTTCATGCCGGAGCACATTCACGGGCTGTTCCCGAATGTCCACAAGTCACACTGA
- the LOC120681879 gene encoding chloride channel protein CLC-c-like isoform X2, which translates to MDGNHLPPSQQPPPAQPERRSSFNYDIESTDAAWRGTHTASEALMRYDDDGPREPLLRKRTTNTTSQIAIVGANVCPIESLDYEIVENDLIKQDWRSRKKQQIFQYIVLKWSLVLLIGLCTGLVGFFNNLAVENIAGFKLLLTSDLMLQKRYFTAFLAYGGCNLVLAASAAAICAYIAPAAAGSGIPEVKAYLNGIDAYAILAPSTLFVKIFGSILGVSAGFVLGKEGPMVHTGACIANLLGQGGSRKYHLTCNWLRYFKNDRDRRDLITCGSAAGVAAAFRAPVGGVLFALEEAASWWRSALLWRTFFTTAVVAVVLRGLIGFCRSGKCGLFGQGGLIMFDLSATIPTYSAQDVVAIIVLGIIGGVFGGLFNFLLDKILRAYSFINEKGAPYKILLTITISIITSACSYGLPWLAPCTPCPADAVEQCPSIGRSTNYKNFQCPPGHYNGLASLFFNTNDDAIRNLFSSGTEKEFQMSTLFVFFTAIYCLGLVTYGIAVPSGLFIPVILAGATYGRIVGTLLGPISDLDPGLFALLGAASFLGGTMRMTVSVCVILLELTNDLLMLPLVMLVLLISKTIADSFSKGVYDQIIVMKGMPFLEAHAEPYMRHLVAGDVVSGPLISFSGVERVGNIVQALRITGHNGFPVVDEPPLSEAPELVGLVLRSHLLVLLKGKGFMKDKVKTSGSFVLKKFGAFDFAKAGSGKGPKIEDLDFTDEEMDMYVDLHPITNTSPYTVVETMSLAKAAVLFRALGLRHLLVVPKTPGRPPIVGILTRHDFMPEHIHGLFPNVHKSH; encoded by the exons ATGGACGGCAACCACTTGCCCCCCTCCCAAcaaccgccgccggcgcagccgGAGCGGCGCAGCAGCTTCAACTACGACATCGAGAGCACGGACGCCGCATGGCGCGGCACGCACACGGCGTCGGAGGCGCTGATGCGGTATGACGACGACGGCCCGCGCGAGCCGCTGCTGCGGAAGCGCACCACGAACACTACCTCCCAGATCGCCATCGTCGGCGCCAACGTCTGCCCCATCGAGAGCCTTGACTACGA AATTGTGGAAAACGACCTTATCAAGCAAGATTGGCGATCACGAAAGAAGCAGCAAATATTCCAGTATATTGTTCTGAAATGGTCCCTAGTTCTTCTCATTGGCTTGTGTACGGGACTTGTTGGCTTCTTCAACAACCTTGCAGTTGAAAACATTGCTGGGTTCAAACTGTTGCTCACAAGTGATCTAATGCTCCAGAAGAG GTACTTCACAGCCTTTCTGGCATATGGAGGCTGCAATTTAGTCTTGGCAGCCAGTGCTGCAGCAATCTGCGCTTACatagctcctgctgctgctgggtctGGTATCCCTGAAGTTAAAGCATACCTTAATGGAATTGATGCTTACGCTATATTAGCTCCTAGCACACTCTTTGTGAAG ATATTTGGTTCAATACTTGGAGTTTCAGCTGGATTTGTACTTGGAAAGGAAGGTCCGATGGTACATACAGGAGCATGCATTGCTAACTTGCTTGGTCAAGGGGGGTCACGCAAGTACCATCTTACATGTAACTGGCTCAGATATTTTAAGAATGACAGAGATAGGCGGGATTTGATTACTTGTGGGTCTGCTGCTGGTGTTGCAGCAGCATTCCGTGCACCTGTTGGTGGTGTGCTCTTTGCTCTTGAGGAAGCAGCATCATG GTGGCGAAGTGCTCTCCTATGGAGAACATTTTTTACaactgctgttgttgctgttgtaTTGAGGGGCCTGATCGGGTTCTGCCGTAGTGGAAAATGTGGTCTCTTTGGTCAAGGAGGGTTGATTATGTTTGATCTTAGTGCAACCATACCTACTTACAGTGCTCAAGATGTCGTTGCAATTATTGTTCTTGGGATCATCGGAGGGGTCTTTGGAGGCCTGTTCAACTTTCTCTTGGATAAGATTCTCCGTGCCTACAGTTTTATCAATGA GAAAGGTGCTCCATACAAGATCCTTCTTACAATCACAATATCGATTATCACATCAGCATGCTCGTATGGGCTCCCTTGGCTCGCTCCATGCACTCCATGCCCAGCTGATGCTGTGGAGCAATGCCCCTCCATTGGACGCTCTACAAACTATAAGAATTTTCAGTGCCCACCAGGTCACTACAACGGTCTTGCATCACTTTTCTTTAACACAAATGACGATGCCATACGCAATCTGTTCAGCAGTGGTACCGAGAAAGAATTCCAAATGTCAACTCTTTTTGTCTTTTTCACTGCCATTTACTGCCTTGGACTTGTGACGTACGGTATTGCTGTCCCATCTGGTCTTTTCATCCCTGTTATACTTGCTGGGGCTACATATGGGCGCATAGTGGGGACGCTGCTTGGTCCAATATCAGACCTTGATCCTGGACTCTTTGCACTTCTCGGTGCGGCATCTTTCCTTGGTGGAACAATGAGGATGACCGTCTCAGTTTGTGTGATACTTCTGGAGCTCACAAATGACCTCCTTATGCTACCGTTGGTCATGCTCGTTCTTCTGATATCGAAGACTATAGCGGACAGCTTCAGCAAAGGAGTTTATGACCAAATCATAGTGATGAAAGGAATGCCGTTCCTGGAGGCTCATGCCGAACCATACATGAGGCACTTGGTTGCTGGTGATGTTGTATCTGGACCACTGATCTCCTTTTCAGGCGTTGAGAGAGTGGGTAACATTGTTCAGGCGTTGAGGATCACAGGCCACAATGGATTTCCTGTGGTGGATGAACCACCTCTATCAGAGGCTCCAGAGCTCGTTGGACTCGTGCTTAGGTCCCATCTGCTGGTCCTGCTGAAAGGCAAGGGCTTCATGAAAGATAAGGTGAAAACCAGTGGTAGCTTCGTGCTGAAAAAGTTTGGTGCCTTTGATTTTGCCAAGGCTGGGTCTGGAAAAGGTCCGAAGATCGAGGACCTGGATTTCACAGATGAGGAAATGGATATGTATGTTGATCTCCATCCAATTACAAATACCTCGCCGTACACAGTGGTTGAGACCATGTCACTCGCGAAGGCTGCGGTCCTTTTCAGGGCACTAGGATTGAGACATCTGTTGGTTGTGCCAAAGACCCCAGGG AGACCACCTATCGTCGGAATCCTGACGAGGCACGATTTCATGCCGGAGCACATTCACGGGCTGTTCCCGAATGTCCACAAGTCACACTGA